Sequence from the Gracilinanus agilis isolate LMUSP501 chromosome 6, AgileGrace, whole genome shotgun sequence genome:
ACTCTGTAAAGAAAACATTCCTTGAAAAGGAGCTGGGAAGGAGGATTTGCTGCATAACAAATTGATGCTTTGGTTTTAGTTAATAAAATGATTCATAGGGTTCTCTAAATAAGAATTTCCTCcatgtattatattctatttaaaGATTATCTTCAACTTGCCAGGCTTAGAGGCAGAGAGTAATAACAATTCATTTATATGATAGCCTTATAATTTACTAAGGATTTTTCTCTTCACTATAGATGGGGCAAATTATCCTCCTTTTATAAGTGAAGAAGCTGAGTCTCATTCTTCACTCAACCTCTTGAGCATTCAATTAGACACATAAACTACTGAGGTCCTGGCTAGTAGAATAAGTGCATTTGGGTTAAGGAGGAGAGACAAAGAGTAAATTGCAAGTTTATCAAAATTGCATAGGGGTAAAGTGgttatggttttttttatttgaaagatttgccaaaatattctttttttagctATAGCTACGCCAAATTGGTTGAATAGTTGTCCAGTGAAAAATAGTCTATTTACTTTttcctctcatctctttttttaaaggacttaTGCCTACTGCACACCAACCTGTATACTGTGCTTCCAAACATGGAATAATTGGATTCACACGTTCTACAGCTGTGAGTAAATATATAGTGGCCCAAAACCTCACCATGTACCTTTAACTTAAcacagaatctctctctctctctctctctctccctctctctctctctctctctctctctctctctctctgtctctctctgtctctctctctctctctctctgaattaGGAAATAGTTACATGAGAAAAATGGTAGCTAAATATCAAAATAGATAACATTCTAaccttggaattgggaagaccatacacttcctagctctgtatcCCTTAAACTTTgctacatcagtttcctcatctgcaaattcggggtaataatagtatctacttcacaGGTTTGGGGGGGAAGCAAATGATATATAAAGCATGTGGCAAACTTTAAgcaatactagctattattatatatgatattaatctaatataatacataatgcaATATTCTACAGACCatgcaagaaaagaagaaagtgataGTCTGTTTGACTTAAGAACTTCAAGGATTTGCAGTTTCATCAGTTCAAGTATTCAACATAGATAATAATTGTCTTCTAACTTAATAGATAATcttagactagtgatgggcaaactatagcccgcaggccagatgcagccccctgaaatgttctatctggctacacaacactattcctaatctgacggatgcaatgagtaggatacaatacaatgaaacttcaaaagagttaccttagaaacagaccgacagatgagcatttcctttcctttggcccctcgttaaaaagtttgcccatcactgtcttagacagTTGATAAAAATATATCCCGCTTTTGGTATGAACCTCTCCAAATACGGTGATATAGTCCTGGACAACAAATACATGATCAGTCCATTACTGGACTCGAAGCTTTTCCATCTTGGTAGATATTGACAGAACGTGTGCTTTGTTGGCTAAGCTTTTGAGAACCAGGATCATCTCTCCATACCAAGAGTTTGACTTGGAGGCTTCATTCTAAattctggggggaggggggatatTTCATATCTGTGATCCTTGAtggttaaaaataaaagccagCTCCCCATTTTAAGAAAATCTAAACTTATAGATCTGTTCAATTCTGGAGTTAGTCACTATATTAGAGAATAAATCTTCAATACATTCTTCACCACTTGATTCTTTAAACatagtataataaaaaaaaaagcatcagaaaACTTAGATTTTTGTCCTCATTCCACCATAACTCTATAGCACGTCTCTCCTTAACACTATCTCATACTGCCAGTATTTTCAAACTCTAGATTCTGACTGCAATCTTATTCAAGTAAAACCTAGGCTATTATAGTCTAAGTTATGTCTATACAGCTCCTGTTACCTGGACTGATCAACCCAAAATAAGTCAGATTTCTCTTGAAATATTTAGCCAGGACTAgaggaaattatatataattatatattactaaTCAAATGATTAGCCTGTGTCAATCTGACCTAAGAATATTAAggctgaaaacaaaataaagcttttaaaaaaaaaaactttaacccAGTGCTTTTTTAATTCAAGTAAAATGAGGAGTTAGGGCAAAGAAACTGGAACCTTTACTATCAGCtacagttttttttgttttgttttgtttgattttctgtttttaaGCAGTAGCTGTTAGATAATTTATCCTCAGACTAATTCTACCAGATAtatttcatttctactttttgcCTTATTGATAGAGCAATATCTCTTTAATAAGagataagtttttaaattttgttttataacttTTAACATTTATTCTTAATTTACTTAATATTTGCCACAACTCATTGTGaagtaaataatctgattttttttgttacaaatgtttcatctttggaTACTCGTCAACATGTCTCCCTTCTTATGGGAAATTAATGTTGCTGCCCTAATATCAGTAGGACATGTGCTCTGATTTATTTTTCCAATGTGACTATTAGTGTAGATGACTCAGCCAAATCATTCTCAGCATTTCCCCTGATGACCAATGAGTAGTATAATGAAGGGTGTAGTCTGCAACTATGaaactaaatttctttttttcctctgcaaAGTTGTAACTAGTCCAGGGATCAAACCCTATCAGATAGACCTCTtgagaattttgttttattcaacTCAACAAACTAACCTACATGAACACTAATGGAATCACCCTTCCATATCCCCTAATATTAGGTATAGTTTTTAATGAGATAGACCAGCTTCATAAGCAAGAAGGGATTAGTGACCTAAGTCAAGTTAGCCTTATTGGAGAACAAAATTGGGGCATTTTTTTCTAGTCACAACTAACATATCTCCTTGTCTCTCCATTAAGCCAAGAAAAGGCTTTTTGGGAAATTGAGGATCAGAAGATTTAGAGATGTAAGAAAAAGAATATCAGAGACAATCAAATCCAAAGGctctttaattgtttttttccttaatattttgataatgatttcaatataattggctaaCTTTTAGCCTAGGCAATGCTGACTACATaattttatgtctttattttatgcatttaaaaaaatttttttcagtccatagacttcactagCCTGCCAAAGATTACATGGCATACAAAAAAAGCTAAGAATCCCTGACTttaatccaaccttctcattttacaagtgagaaaccTGAAACCCAGAGAGTTAATTTGGGTTATCTGAATTGCTTTCATTCAGAAATTAAAGATTGTGCCAACCTACCTTAATGTTTTCCTCTCTGACGTCTGAAGGACTCTTAACTCTATCATGAGAGAACAGACTTTTTCCCAttacttaaatgttttatttcaattAACATACTtttgttaaacacctactatgtgccgtaTTCTGTGTTAgcctctggagatacaaatataaaatttgataGCCTCTCCCCTTAAAAGAACTTACCTCCTTCCTGAGGAGTTTGAAAGTGATACAACTTCACAAATTAGTTGAACATATATAGCATACAAATATAAGATGATTGAGAAGAAAACCCTTAACAATCTGGGGAAAtaggaaaggtttcttgaaaGAGGTAGCCCTTGAGTTAGGATTAGTTATTCAGAGATCAAAGCTAAAGAAGGAGAGCATGGTAGGTGGAACAATCTGTGCAAAGGCAAAGGTAGGAAATAAGATTTCTCTTATTGGAAACAGCAATTAGGATAGCCTGACTGGAGCTAGAGTACTTGAATAGTAATATCTCATCCATCTAGAATGATAAGCTGGAGTGTGATTCTGAAGGACTTGCGGTTAGAAACTCTTGTTTTGCCATTGTATCTTTGACATCTAGTACAGTGCTTTTCATATGATTAACACTGCAGAGACAGTAAATGATTTCCCTAGGGTCTACtaagaggcaggacttaaactcTGAATGCCAGTTCACTTTCTATGATTCCACGCTGACTCTTGTTCcgttttacattttacaaatattattgtatACCAATCCTATCAAAAACCGCAGTAATTTATGGAATCATTTTTCTTAAcacatcttttgttttcatttgtagatGGCAGCTAACTATACGAAAAATGGTGTGAGAATAAATGCCATTTGCCCGGGTTTTGTTAACACACCGATTCTTCAGTCcattgaaaaagaagagaacatggGACAATATTATGAATACAAGGATTGTATCAAAGATATGATGAAATTTTATGGAGTCTTAGAGTAAGTAGAGACCTCCATATTTTCTCTTACAAGTCTTGTAATACATGTGGGCAGATAATTCAGGACTCAAACAACTTTGTTTtgctatagctctgaagccagggATGACTTTTGGGGTTTTTaatattgtaattttatgagagaaaGAATTCTACTGACTCTCTTACAAAATGAAGCTGGTTCTTTAACGTCTCAGTTATGTACAAAAGAGAATTTTATCAGTATCTATTTCCAAAACTAATGTAATCTTAAGATCTTATCTGTGGTTGATTGACTATCTCTGAAGATGGAGAGAAAGTGAACTGAACTGAGCCTCTGTTTTATTGGTATAGAAAACTCCCCAGGCGAGGtaacacccccccaccccaatccctgCCAATGAAACTTGACAACTACAATTTACATTCTTAGAAATCCTGCTTTAATTAAAtcttcccagagtcatacatgTCAGCAATGTTACTTGAACTCAGGCCATAAGTTGATTCTAAAACCACACAGTCCTCtcaaatgttaaatatttatatttaaatatataaaatatatatttatgtaagttCATGGGCTCCTTACCCACATTCTCCACTCTACCACGGCTAAACAACAGAAGTCATAATAACAGATGGAAACAGTAGCACCCAGCGACTTAATAAAGCCAGGAATAAGGTAGCATAGAATAGAGATCGTTTTTGCTGTTACATTTGACATTTTCTAGCTGGTGGGTGTCAAGTCAAGCACATGAAATAGGATGGGGAAAGACTCATCTAAATATGGTGAAAagtaaatatgaataattcagGCCCCAAGTGACCAAAGTCTAGTATGAGTTCTGACCTCTGTACTCTTTATCTAGTCTTCCAAAATCTTGTTAACTAAAACTAATGAGGAATAGCAATGTCTTCATCCTAAACATCTTCTAGATTAAATTGCCGAAAGCTAGAGGTAAGGGGTACTTTAGAAATcactaaaaaaggaaagatgccATCCCAAGCATCCCTACCTTTTAAAATTCacatgtcttatttctatttttagccCATCGACCATCGCTAAAGGATTAATAACCATCATAGAAGATGATTCTCTAAATGGTGCAATTATGAAGATCACAACTTCTAAGGGAATTCACTTTCAAAACTATGATACAATTACGTATCATTCTAATACTCATTAAACATTTCACGAATTGACAACATCTGAATAGAAGTACAACTGATATATTCATGCACTTCTGGATTTGATTCATAGTATAGAAATTATCTGTTTTAAAGATATCATATAGCTTAAGTCCTTGAGAAAAATCTATAATGAAGAAGAATTGCATTTATGTGAGAAAACGTTAACATGTTAATGACAGTTTTACCTTGTGGTCTACCAAGCATGTGCTTAATAGTTATAAATCTGATATGTAGCATGGGCCAGAGATTTACATGGGAACTCTGAGCTCCGAAGACTGTAAAAGGATGTTGAAATActattgtgtgtttttttttaatccagttaAGTGATTGGaacacaaatgatttttttttcccgaACTcatgttttgtttgattttttttttaaacccttaacttctgtgtattggctccttggtggaagagccataagggtgggcaatgggggtcaagtgacttgcccagggtcacacagctaggaagtgtctgaggccggatttgaacctaggacctcccgtctctaggcctggctctcaatccactgagctacccagctgcccttgtttgatttttttaaatacttgaattGTTCTTTCATTCAAGCTGTTAGAAATATATTGTACACAATCGTTATCTCATATCAAATAATTGGTTTAATGAGCCAAGCTACAGGAAATAGCAAATGCTCAGCAATAATACTTTTAATGCTTAATGTATGCTCTTTGATATGAGCAACCcctgttcttaaatttttttagtgTACTTATTGTGGCAGCTTCCCTTTGAAAGAATCAACTACAGTTGATATACTTATTACAGAGGGGAAGAAAGTCAGTGGCTAAGAATAGAATTTGGGACTATTGATTTCACAACTCAGCTTCCTGTCTTAGAAGAAATGCTGCCTTCTCATTTGTCCATCAAGACTTTTAGATTTTGATTGATTGGTCCACTTAATCAGCTATCTATGAATTCAGACTTGTGAACCCTATCTTCAAAAACTTTACTACTAGACTTTGAGGGCGGTGCATTTAGTACTTTCaattcaactttaaaaaatttcatggaggaaataaagaaaagttacCAACACTCCCCCCACCAAATTAAATTTAGATACtattttctgagaaaaaaaatcgCAACTATAATGTTTATTTcaaactcagttttctttttagCCAGTTTTCATGGATTTCAAAATTACCTGGCTCTTACTGAGAATGTTTGACTTAAATCTCTAATACATTAGCAAATCACTTCCAATTGGATGATCATACATCTCTTTCACTATTCAGGAGCTGATTTGGCAATAGCTACTAATGCTCTTGTGTGCCAAAAGCCATGATAgcttgtaataataaaaatagccatACAATATTGACCCTTTTGCACGGGCATAATTATACACCACACGCCAATAAAGGATATGGTTATGTGACAAAGGGAAGAACTGGCTACCTTTCTCCAggtgtacaaaaatgttttagcTACCTTAATCCAGACTCCAACAGATGCcacaaagaaatgaaagctcCAGATTCCTAACTTGACCATGGATTGTCTCAGTGTAGCCTAAAGGCTGGTGAATGTACTCTGCCTCCTAATCATCGGCTACTTCATATGAGTCAAGTCCTCTGTGAGTCATGTCGCAAGTGACTAGCGTACTTCATAAAGGAGAACAGATAGAGACTTTTAACACGTGATAGCACATGCAGTTACCGACTACAGTTCCATGGACTTAAGTAGGCATGAAGCCCTGCTGGCAATTTCCTTTTGGCTCACTAAGGAAACCTTTGGGACAGGAAGCCTCAACAAGACAGACAGCGACAGAAGATTCAGTTTGCCTTTGAAAAGGAGGTAAGTCGAATTGAGACTTGCCCTTCACTGGAATAGGCTAATGTCCATCACGCACAGACTTCTCCACTAGAATCCAATCAAATTGAATGTCACTGTTATAAGCCAtatcttctctttgtcttttttcattttctctctgtgaCTCAAAATCATACTTTGAAATGTGTGCAGAGTAATTCTGCAGATCCACCCGCATCCTGGCAGCTCCAAGCAAATATACTCAGTGCTAGAAATCCTctctttcaaaacaaaacaaaaacaaaaacttcagaGCAGGTTTTGAAAAGCAATAGctgaattcaaaattaaaattaaaattaaaaaaacaaaaagcataagaaagcataaagaaataaatgaatgaatgaagaaataaataaatgagtaaaagtgagtaaaaaaagaaaagcaatagcTGATCAGCAACAAATAAAAatgtgagtgtatatattaagGAAAGTTgattcaccttttaaaaaaattctgtaaatAGTGTTCATAATTCTGCCACATGATGTATTATGTAAGCCTATGAGTGGGGGAAAGAATCTCTTACTATGTTGGGGAAGTGCCAGTTCAGTGTGTGTTCTATATGTAGTTGCCTCTTATTTTGCCAGTGATATGCTTCCCcagcttttgctttcttttgtgaATATAGAACTTTCTTCCAAATCCTCAGATcttcttcctgcttccaaggCACATGATCATTGACACTGAATAATAAAGGGtccaaggaacttttttttttctgcatagaTGGACTAGCCAATCTAGGTTTTAATGGGAGAAGATTGAAAATGTTCATTTGTCTCAACTATTTAGAATTTGTTGTGGTTGCTGAATGAATATGGAAAATTGGAAGTGCTCAAAGATGTAcattttcaataaaatttaatgtatttaaagtaCTATATCTGGTTCTTGAAGATTTTTTCTTatgtaagaaaatgaaaaggaagtcTTCTCTGACTTGCTTTACTTTCCTCAGGCTCCCCTCCACATACACATACACCCACTGAAAAGGGATCTCTCTTTCCTCAAAACTGTCCTGGCACACTGCCTGGATATGGCCTCTATACTTCCTCCTCTCCTCAGTATCCtagttatttgtgtatttgtCCTTACCAGTccattctctcttatttttttaaacatttattaatatttatattttagaaaagttaacatggttacatgatttatgctcttactttccccttcacccccccccgacatcccccctcccctggctgatatgaatttccactggttttaacatgtgtcattaatcaagacctatttccaaattgttgatagttgcattggtgtggtactttcgatccccaatcatgtcctcatcaacccatgtattcaagcagttgattttcttctgtttcttctcctgctgttcttcctctgaatgtgggtagggttcttttccataaatccctcagaattgtcctgggtcattgcattgctgctagtacagaaatccattacattctattttaccacagtgtatcagtctctgtgtacaatgttcttctgtctgctcctttcactctgcatcaattcctggaggtctttccagtttacatggaattcctccagtttattattcctttgattcatcaccagcatataccacaatttgttcagccattccccaattgaagggcatcccctcattttccagttttttgccaccacaaaaagcgcagctataaatattttcgtgcaagtctgtttatctatgatctctttggggtacaatcccaacaatggtatggctggatcagagggtaggcattcttttatagccttttgtagttccaaattgccatccagaatggttggatcagttcacaactccaccagcaatgcattaatgctccaatttggccacatcccctccagcattcattattctccccttcttattttgttttttaaatttctttagaaTAGGGCCTAGACCAGGTGAGCATTGTGCTTTGCACAGAAGTAAAATTAATGTTTCCCTGATATAGCAAATAAATGTGACAATGAccctaaaaaaggaaaagcagaagTAGAATGTAACAGGGAGAGATAGCATTATATGATGACAAGATCCCTGGACTAGGAGTAGGAAGACCTGGAGCTGATCCTTTTTATATCTATGAATTTAAGATAAAAACACTTAttctctttatgcctcagttcattaattctctttcttaacttcatttatttaataaaatgtattcccaagtatctcagtttttcctttccttttccacacAATAGAAGGTATTAcacaacaaaaaagatatatagatatagattgtggctttctgtttctatttttcagttcattctctggaggtagacattcaaAAACTATTCTTCTTCatatattaattctatagctgcatatatattcatatatacaatgttctcttgattcttctaattttgctttttcataatttcatttagatttttccatgcttttaaaaattaattaatttaattttgaaaatttaatttaattaatatattcatcatttcttatagcacagtagtattctatcatgatcatatacctcaacttgtttatccattccccaatcaatgggcaccaCTTACATTTCCAggtctttaccaccacaaagagaatatataaagagaaagagaatgctataaatattttagaatatataggttcttttccactttccttgatcacattaggatataaacctaatagtagtattgctgagtcaaaatgTATACAcagtgagggcagctgggtggctcagtagattgagagccaggtctagaaactagcagaagtcctgggtttgaatctgatctCAGCGACTGTgggaccccgggcaagtcacttaatcccaattgctagcacttacagctcttctgccttagaaccaatacacagtattatttctaaaatggaatgcaaaggtttaaaaaaaagataactctGAGTATTATTCCAGTTTGCTCTCCAGTATGGCTGAATCAGTTctagttctaccaacagtgtattggtgttttttccctatttttccacattccctccaacatttgtcaattcgcccttttatcattttagccaatctgataggtgtgaaatgatatctcagagtagTTGTTATTTTGGGGGAATCTgggaaggcttcttgcagaatATGGAGCCTGAGCTTTATCTTAATGAGAGACACTGAGGGGGAGGTAAAGAGGGAGTGAGTACATTCCAGGCCTAGAGAATGGCCAGTGCATGGAGATCACCAGTAAGGGAGAAAGACTGCAGAATAGAGAGGTCAGTTTGGCTAGATCACAAGACTTCAAGAGAGGTATAATAACCAAATAACAAGATTAGAGAAGTAGGTAGACCATTAAAGGCAAAGATTAGGTAGAAGTTGGTTGTCTCTAGTTGCCTAGCTAATGGGTTAAATATAAGCCTACAGACATGCTTGCTTTATAGTCTGCAGCCCATTATGAAGTCAAGCTTTCCATTCCATATTGTTGGACTGAACAGAAATGGCACCAATTCTGAGACTTCAAatcagtatgaattctaagatatTACAGCACCAGCATCATCCATACACTCCTTAGTACAAGCTGAGCCTATGGAGTCCAATACCACCAACTCTACTTATTATCATCCCATTGCACTGGCGGTACTTTCCCCCCTAAGatcactttctattttttcttgtatatacttatttttagGTTGTCTTTCcactagaatgtgaactccttcaAGGCAAAGACTATGTTGTTGCCTTAAAACATTGCACTTAAAACAGAGTAAGCCTGGTAGCTTGTTTAGTTCAGTCATTCttcacttgtgtccaactcttcatgactccatttagcattttcttggcaaagatactggcatgttttgccattttcttttccaactcatcctatagatgaagaacttagataaacagggttaagtgacttgcccaggatcatacagttagtatcatatttgaactcaggaagaggagcttcctgactccaagtgacTAGCTACCTCTAATTTaaagtttctgtcttctaaataTATCCAAACACTTAAAAGATGAGTGATTCTCTAATTGCGATGACAGTTCCAAATCACCTTCCTATATTTCTCAGTTCTTgtctgaaaaaaggaaaaataaaattgaccatATGGTTGCCAGCCTTCTAGCAATGAAATTCTGTGCCCTGAATTCACAGAGGTATTTGAACAGAATCGCTAGGTCTTTTTACCTTGGTTTTGTCCTTCTTActtgaagagaaccaaaatggtaTCAATATATCAAAGTCAAAGTACAGTGTATCTGACTCTGGCTGAACATACCTACGTGAGCTCACAGGATTCTCCCACAAATTGAGTACAAAAAGCCCacatgaacatttgggatggagttGTCTTTACATTTgtgcatctcacatttctttgcGGCTACtccaattctgctttgctcatagagtacagcaccttctttgatgagTGGACCAGGGTCTCcactatcttaaaatcaatataaatgctttttaaggaaaaacttgaCGGTGTctttgttttacctcatttgaacGCCATGCAAGCACTTGCCTTGTATGAGTTATGCATAAAATATAGGCAAATGTGTGGCATTCAAAGAAATCTACCCACCCATCAGAGCTGTGTTCTCTGCAGTAGAGTCTGAATATTTGGCAGCTCAGCTCCAGAAAAGGCCTCAGTATACAGCAGACCTTTAGTTTAGTAGGCAgcctaatacctcttctctccaGCACTTTTCTCTGGAACCTCCCAAATACTGAACTTGCTCATCAAATCTCATCACCTATGTGTGCCTACCTGGAAAGTATACTTCCAAGCAAGTGAACTTATCCACAGTTCTCTACTTGCTGTAACCAATGGTTCCACACATGAATAATGTGGTTCTGGCTTGTGGAGAAActctggttttgttgttgttgttgttgttttggtgtTGATTGCCTAAAATTAGCCAAATCAGCAGAGCAATTTAGCATTGAGCAAAGAGCAAATTAGCAAAACAACAGAGAATTAATCCATATTCTGTTTCAACTCAACCTTAGAAGCTATAATATCAGCAAATAAAAAGACATGCACTCAATCTCCCTCCACTTTAGTATTGGCTTGTAGTCTTTTCAAGGTAAATAATTTACTTTCAGTATAGTAGCTGACCTTGGTGCCATTTTTATCCTCATTGAAGAAGTCTAATACTATCACTGAAAACAGTCCTCAACTGGTATCACTCAGTTGGTGACTGGGAAAGTGCAAGAATGCTGTCCATTATTTAGAACCCATGTAGGCATGCCACTATGGAACT
This genomic interval carries:
- the HPGD gene encoding 15-hydroxyprostaglandin dehydrogenase [NAD(+)] isoform X3, with the protein product MHVNGKVALVTGAAQGIGKAFVEELLHKGAKVALVDLNLEEGEKCKAALDELFEPQKTLFLQCDVADQEQLRGLMPTAHQPVYCASKHGIIGFTRSTAMAANYTKNGVRINAICPGFVNTPILQSIEKEENMGQYYEYKDCIKDMMKFYGVLDPSTIAKGLITIIEDDSLNGAIMKITTSKGIHFQNYDTITYHSNTH